The stretch of DNA ACGATCAGCGCCCGCACCCGGCCGGGACCGGGTTCGAGGATCTCGTCGGCGAGGATGCCGGACGGCAGTTCGCCGCGGATCGCCCGCACGTCGCCGATCCGGCTGCGGAATCCGTGCTCGTAGGCGCGGGTGGGCGGGGCGACCTCCGCCCGGGCGGGCACGTGCCGGGTCAGGACGGCGCGGTCGTCGGCCCGCTCCCCTTCGCGCAGGTAGCGGCCGCACACCACGTTGAGGGCGGCGACGAGGTGCTCGGCGAGGTTCGAGTGCGGGCCCATGCACAGCCCGGTCCCGGTGGTCGCCATCCCCCGCGCTCCGCCCGCGAACACCCGGGCGGCGTCGCGGACCCGGTCGGCGGGGACACCGCAGATCCGCTGCACCACAGCGGGTGTTACCCCGACGACCGCTGCCGCGAGCGCCGGCAGGTCCGCGACGTACCGCCCGCAGAAATCGGCGTCGTGCAGGTTCTCGGTGAGGACGACGTGGAGGAGTCCGGCGAACAGCACCGCGTCCGTTCCCGGGCGGGGCGCCAGGTGGATGTCGGCGAGGGCGGCGGTCTCGGTGCGTCGCGGGTCGACGACGATCAGCCGCAGTCCCCGGTCCCGCGCCGCCCGCAGGATGACGGACGGGTTCTGCACGACCGCGCCGTCCCCGTCCCCGCCGTTGGCGGAGACGACGGGGTTGGTGCCGGCCAGCAGCCACACGTCCGCGTCCTCGAACCGCTGCCTGCCGCCGAGGTATGTTCCCATCCGTTCGGCGACAACCCATTTCGCCGACTGGTCGATGGTCATCGTGGAGAACAGCTTGTGCGAGCCGGTTCCCCGGAACCAGGCCCGGGCCATCGGCGGGGTGAGTGCGGCGAAGTTCTGCTGCGTCCCCATGAACAGCGCGACCGCATCCGGCCCGTGCCGGTCCACGATGGTGCGCAGCCGGGCCGCGATCTCGGTGACGGCCCCGGCCACCGGCACCGGCTCGTGGGTGCCGGCGGCGGTGCGCCGCATCGACGTGGTCAGCCGGTCCGGGCCGTGGACGAGGTCGCCGCCACGGCGCCCCTTCGGGCAGGTGTACCCACCGGAGATCGGGTGGTGGGCATCCCCGAGCACCCGCGCGATCCGTCCGTCCTCGACGTCGAGCAGGACACCGCACGAGGACGCACACAGCCTGCAGAACGACGTAACCCTCGAGGTGACGGATCGCATGGGGTCAGTGCGCCTCGACCACGGACACCGACTCCGTGGCGTCGACCATGGTGCGTCCGCGCAGACGCTCCCGCACGAACAGCACCCCGAGGGTGAGAACGGCGGTGGCGGTCGGCACGATCATGAGCAGGAAGATCGTGCGGGCGTCCATTCCGGCCGCGATCAGGGCGGCGCCCAGCGTCGGTCCGGCGATCGATCCGATGCGCCCGACTCCCATGGCCCAGCCGATGCCGGTGGAGCGCGCCGCCACCGGATAGATCGATGCGGCGATCGCGATGATGCCGGCCGAACTGCCGGAGATCCCGAATCCGACGATGCAGATCGTGATCAGCAGCAGTGTGGAATTCGCCAGCAGTATCGCGACGGCGCCGATGAACAGGGCCCCGATCGTGTATCCGGCCATCACCACCGCGTAGGCGGCGTCCGAGCCCCGGGACCGG from Rhodococcus opacus B4 encodes:
- a CDS encoding molybdopterin-containing oxidoreductase family protein, yielding MRSVTSRVTSFCRLCASSCGVLLDVEDGRIARVLGDAHHPISGGYTCPKGRRGGDLVHGPDRLTTSMRRTAAGTHEPVPVAGAVTEIAARLRTIVDRHGPDAVALFMGTQQNFAALTPPMARAWFRGTGSHKLFSTMTIDQSAKWVVAERMGTYLGGRQRFEDADVWLLAGTNPVVSANGGDGDGAVVQNPSVILRAARDRGLRLIVVDPRRTETAALADIHLAPRPGTDAVLFAGLLHVVLTENLHDADFCGRYVADLPALAAAVVGVTPAVVQRICGVPADRVRDAARVFAGGARGMATTGTGLCMGPHSNLAEHLVAALNVVCGRYLREGERADDRAVLTRHVPARAEVAPPTRAYEHGFRSRIGDVRAIRGELPSGILADEILEPGPGRVRALIVSGGNPAAALPDRGKALRALRSLDLLVCVDPRMSDTARLADFVIAPTTMYERADHTAIMEPFFPRPFAQFTPAVVPPPPGVVDDWRFFLDLAAASGQPVKFAGRILDPAAPPTSEQLLAMMAERGRVPFADLVAAPHGHLAGDSGAVVGPAGKEGAGHRLVLMPGDVRGELRAALTDSPVTPQFPFLLTVRRIREAVNSTGTRVPGLVPGGTNPASLHPDDLAALAIADGQAVTVRSASGRLRATARADGTLARGTVSMTHCFGGVDPRDDVGVNVNALTGTGDGVQSINAMPTMTAVPVTVEPTATEQDV